In a genomic window of Quercus lobata isolate SW786 chromosome 4, ValleyOak3.0 Primary Assembly, whole genome shotgun sequence:
- the LOC115984623 gene encoding uncharacterized protein LOC115984623 yields MGLPMCRLVMRVLRTGQMRGWKMQVGWSLRVEARQMPPFNACRFCPDQSVIMNVLIWNCRGALKPNFQDYIRELFRSHNPAILVVMETHIGGVRAREITDRLPFENAIHTNTIGLAGGLWMLWNSGRVDVTHLASTEQEIHAIVKVSNSDSNWLLSAIYASPRSAEREILWNNLNKTADLHDMPWVIARDFNEPLTGKDKFGARPVSVSRSLLFKDCLDKCNMIDIGFTGARFTWTNKRPLQTLIQERIDRFFVNPRWCLLFPNAKVTHLNRCHSDHCPVLLDMQPRPFVGRKRPFRFQSCWLSDPSFPRVVSQAWHPNSSLFEAIKVFTEDAAKWNRLNFGNIFDKKKSIMARLNGIQKVVSVRPSNSLLNLESELQRKLEVVLTQEEEF; encoded by the coding sequence ATGGGTCTCCCGATGTGCAGGCTTGTGATGAGGGTGCTAAGAACAGGGCAGATGAGGGGATGGAAGATGCAGGTTGGATGGAGCTTGAGGGTGGAGGCGAGGCAAATGCCGCCTTTTAACGCTTGCCGGTTTTGTCCTGATCAATCTGTCATTATGAATGTGTTAATTTGGAATTGCAGAGGGGCTTTGAAGCCCAATTTTCAAGATTATATTAGAGAATTGTTTCGCAGTCACAATCCAGCGATTCTAGTTGTGATGGAGACTCACATTGGTGGGGTGAGAGCTAGGGAGATCACCGATAGGCTTCCGTTTGAGAATGCTATCCATACGAACACTATTGGTCTTGCTGGGGGTCTGTGGATGTTGTGGAATTCGGGAAGGGTGGATGTCACTCACTTGGCAAGTACGGAGCAGGAGATCCATGCTATTGTAAAGGTATCGAATTCTGACTCTAATTGGTTGCTCTCTGCtatttatgctagtcctaggagTGCTGAACGGGAAATTTTATGGAATAATTTAAATAAGACTGCTGATTTACATGATATGCCTTGGGTTATTGCGAGAGATTTCAATGAGCCGCTTACTGGGAAGGATAAGTTTGGTGCTAGGCCAGTGAGTGTGAGCAGATCCTTACTTTTTAAAGATTGTTTAGATAAGTGTAACATGATTGATATTGGGTTTACGGGGGCTCGCTTTACCTGGACTAATAAAAGACCTCTTCAAACTCTTATCCAAGAACGGATAGATAGGTTTTTTGTGAATCCTAGATGGTGCTTATTATTTCCTAACGCGAAAGTTACACACCTCAATCGATGCCATTCAGACCATTGCCCTGTTTTGCTTGATATGCAGCCAAGACCTTTTGTAGGGAGGAAGAGGCCTTTTAGGTTTCAATCTTGTTGGCTGTCTGACCCCTCCTTTCCAAGGGTTGTTTCTCAGGCGTGGCATCCAAATTCTTCGTTGTTTGAGGCAATTAAGGTTTTCACTGAAGATGCAGCTAAGTGGAATAGATTGAActttggaaatatttttgataaaaagaaaagcattATGGCTAGGTTAAATGGCATTCAGAAGGTTGTGTCGGTTAGGCCTTCAAATTCTCTCCTTAACTTAGAGAGTGAATTGCAAAGGAAGCTTGAAGTGGTGCTTACGCAAGAGGAGGAATTTTAG
- the LOC115984624 gene encoding PHD finger-like domain-containing protein 5B, translating into MDYIGVIFGLMSFSSNGTSWACVSELVVQIMLVEQDCVAESIAKHHPDLIMCRKQPGIAIGRLCEKCDGKCVICDSYVRPCTLVRVCDECNYGSFQGRCVICGGVGISDAYYCKECTQQEKDRDGCPKIVNLGSAKTDFFYERKKYGFKKR; encoded by the exons ATGGATTACATTGGCGTGATTTTTGGACTAATGAGctttagctcaaatggcacttctTG GGCTTGTGTCAGTGAACTTGTGGTGCAAATAATGCTTGTAGAACAAG ATTGTGTAGCGGAAAGCATAGCCAAGCATCATCCAGATTTGATTATGTGCCGGAAGCAGCCAGGAATTGCTATTGGACGACTTTGTGAGAAATGTGATGGGAAGTGTGTAATATGTGATTCCTATGTGCGCCCTTGCACACTTGTTCGAGTTTGTGATGAATGCAACTACGGATCCTTTCAAGGTCGCTGTGTTATTTGTGGAGGAGTGGGAATTTCTGATGCCTACTATTGCAAAGAGTGTACACAACAAGAGAAAGATAGGGATGGATGTccaaaaattgtcaatttaggGAGTGCCAAAACTGACTTCTTCTATGAACGTAAGAAATATGGTTTTAAGAAAAGATGA